Proteins encoded together in one Mycobacterium noviomagense window:
- a CDS encoding UTP--glucose-1-phosphate uridylyltransferase, protein MARAYVPRTAVVPAAGLGTRFLPTTKTVPKELLPVVDTPGIELVAAEAAEAGAERLVIITSQGKDSVVAHFVEDLVLEGTLEARGKKDMLDKVRRAPRLIEVESVVQDEPLGLGHAISCVESVLSADEDAIAVLLPDDLVLPTGVLETMSKVRAEHGGSVLCAIEVSLEETSAYGVFDVEPVANADKDVLKVNGMVEKPKPEEAPSRFAAAGRYVLDRAIFDALRHTDRGAGGEVQLTDAIALLIKEGHPVHVVVHRGSRHDLGNPGGYLKAAVDFALDRDDYGPDLREWLVARLGLAER, encoded by the coding sequence ATGGCGCGCGCATACGTTCCCCGCACGGCGGTCGTACCCGCGGCCGGCTTGGGCACCCGGTTCTTGCCGACCACCAAAACGGTGCCCAAAGAGCTGCTGCCGGTAGTCGACACCCCCGGCATCGAACTGGTGGCCGCCGAGGCGGCCGAAGCCGGTGCCGAACGCCTGGTGATCATCACGTCGCAGGGCAAAGACAGCGTGGTCGCGCATTTTGTCGAAGACCTGGTGCTGGAGGGCACACTCGAGGCCCGCGGCAAGAAAGACATGCTGGACAAGGTTCGCCGCGCGCCGCGACTGATCGAGGTCGAGTCCGTGGTGCAGGATGAGCCGCTCGGCTTGGGCCATGCAATCAGCTGTGTGGAGTCGGTGTTGTCGGCCGACGAGGACGCGATTGCGGTGCTACTGCCCGACGACCTGGTGTTGCCCACCGGTGTGCTGGAGACGATGTCGAAGGTGCGGGCCGAACATGGCGGCAGCGTGTTGTGCGCCATCGAGGTCTCGCTGGAGGAGACCAGCGCATACGGGGTCTTCGACGTCGAGCCCGTTGCCAACGCCGACAAGGACGTACTCAAAGTCAACGGGATGGTGGAAAAACCCAAGCCGGAGGAGGCTCCCTCGAGGTTTGCGGCTGCCGGCCGGTATGTGCTCGACCGCGCCATCTTCGACGCGCTGCGCCACACCGACCGCGGCGCGGGAGGCGAGGTGCAGCTCACCGACGCGATCGCGCTGCTGATCAAGGAAGGCCATCCGGTGCACGTGGTGGTGCATCGCGGGTCCCGACACGACCTGGGAAATCCCGGCGGCTACCTCAAGGCTGCGGTTGACTTTGCACTGGACCGTGATGACTACGGCCCGGACTTGCGGGAATGGTTGGTGGCGCGGTTGGGTCTGGCGGAGCGCTAG